One window from the genome of Ciconia boyciana chromosome 8, ASM3463844v1, whole genome shotgun sequence encodes:
- the TP53BP1 gene encoding TP53-binding protein 1 isoform X5 yields the protein MGPRRHSTPIVDDSCPDSTIATSDVTAEGTMGTNNVTVESAMVSADVSEVCEKGDSCVVPEADAKLSLRMNLVTPVNDGSEESLPFSLEKPTASDRKDGSSAAAGAAASSQKASSVFSRVCEVRREDEARGHGLSTSPFRGNLFSFPGTQEDAELRKNPSGWQYQQHEADDSGGQVLIPQRMQQDCHRQPSGAEDGESVETGIVSAQTEEGRRMQKKPSKVVKIDESQERWANTKNKGIQTTADCLFTPTTVTTATQTSEEICRQVEVGTSMSGQRPGRQDANVQTEESGEKLVNASGEDTDSLHSQGEEEFNLLHPPKGRVQHRHMRTIREVRTVVTRVITDVYYINGAEVERKVVEETEEPVVECQECETDTSSSRTAVGSSLTSGDLGDVSSFSSKASSLHRTSSGASSGHSATHSSSSSSGRGAGAVKGKVCGTETGEFALPTGRGALGKLSPRKGAGQPASPLRVSQTGALPCEEEEDSMPGTRQGGRAPVTPRGRGRRGRPPSRTTGTRDLAGLPGVEDLSTTASPEEKSFTRSVRLPDGGEKSDTSGFCALRRSDSPEIPLQVVTGPSDCADSSSGSSFVGLRVVAKWSSNGYFYSGMITQDVGAGKYKLLFDDGYECDVLGKDILLCDPIPLETEVTALSEDEYFSAGVVKGHRKESGELYYCIEKEGQRKWYKRMAVILSLEQGNKLREQFGLGPYEPVTPLTKAADISLDNLVEGKRKRRSNLGSPSTSSSSTTPTRKGQESPRIPPGTLSGKRKLVASEDERSPAKRGRKSAVIKPGAVRAGEFVSTCEGVDAVDPPVLEDHHGPLPHNKTLFLGYAFLLTMATPSDKLVNHQKPSDGPTGSSEEEEEFLEMTPYDKRYVAQQLRAGAGYILEDFNETQCNAAYQCLLIADQHCRTRKYLLCLARGIPCVSHIWVHDSCHANQLQNYRNYLLPAGYSLQEQKLLEWHPRENPFHNLKVLLVSDQQQNFLDLWSEILMTGGAASVKQHYSNAHNKDIALGVYDVVVTDFSCPAGVLKCAEALRLPVVSQEWVIQSLIAGERVGYNKHPKYKHDYVPH from the exons ATGGGACCCAGAAGACACAGCACACCAATTG tGGATGATAGTTGCCCAGACAGCACTATAGCAACTAGTGATGTTACAGCAGAGGGCACAATGGGGACCAACAATGTCACCGTGGAAAGTGCAATGGTATCAGCAGATGTGTCAGAAGTGTGTGAGAAAGGAGATTCTTGTGTGGTTCCTGAGGCCGATGCAAAACTCTCTCTGCGAATGAACCTTGTTACCCCTGTGAATGATGGGAGCGAGGAGTCCCTGCCATTCAGCTTGGAAA AACCTACGGCCAGTGACAGGAAGGATGGATCCTCTGCTGCTGCCGGAGCTGCTGCCAG CTCCCAGAAAGCATCATCTGTGTTTAGTCGTGTCTGTGAAGTTCGTCGAGAGGATGAGGCCAGAGGTCATGGTCTTTCCACTTCTCCGTTTAG GGGGAATCTGTTCAGCTTTCCTGGCACACAAGAAGATGCTGAATTACGTAAAAATCCCAGTGGTTGGCAGTACCAGCAACACGAGGCAGATGACAGTGGTGGACAGGTCCTAATCCCTCAGAGGATGCAGCAGGACTGCCACCGACAACCTTCTGGTGCAGAGGATGGGGAGTCTGTGGAGACTGGTATTGTAAGCGCTCAGacagaagaagggagaagaatgCAGAAGAAACCAAGTAAGGTTGTTAAAATTGATGAAAGCCAAGAGAGGTGGGCAAACACCAAGAATAAAGGGATTCAAACTACAGCAGACTGTCTCTTTACCCCAACAACTGTTACAACAGCAACACAAACGTCAGAAGAAATCTGTAGGCAGGTGGAAGTGGGAACCAGTATGTCTGGGCAAAGACCTGGGCGACAAGATGCGAATGTCCAAACTGAGGAGAGTGGGGAAAAGCTTGTGAACGCCTCTGGAGAGGACACGGACTCTCTGCACAGTCAG ggagaggaggagttTAACCTTCTTCACCCACCCAAAGGCCGAGTTCAGCATCGCCACATGCGAACGATTCGAGAAGTGCGCACTGTTGTAACGCGTGTTATAACAGATGTTTACTACATAAATGGTGCAGAGGTGGAACGAAAGGTAGTTGAG gaaACTGAGGAACCTGTAGTGGAGTGCCAGGAGTGTGAGACTGACACATCCTCCTCTAGAACTGCAGTGGGCTCATCACTGACCTCGGGAGACCTTGGTGATGTCAGCTCCTTCTCATCTAAGGCCTCAAGCCTCCACCGTACATCCAGTGGAGCAAGCAGTGGTCACTCTGccacacacagcagcagcagcagctcagggcgAGGAGCTGGAGCTGTCAAAGGGAAAGTGTGTGGGACAGAAACTGGAGAGTTTGCTTTACCCACTGGCAGAGGCGCCTTAGGAAAATTAAG CCCTAGGAAAGGAGCTGGTCAGCCAGCATCTCCACTCAGAGTTAGCCAGACAGGAGCACTGCCTtgcgaggaagaggaggactCTATGCCTGGCACTCGTCAGGGTGGCAGAGCACCTGTGACACCTCGCGGGCGAGGAAGAAGAGGCCGCCCACCGTCTCGAACAACAGGAACAAG AGATTTAGCTGGACTGCCAGGTGTGGAGGATCTCTCAACTACAGCATCACCTGAGGAAAAATCATTTACTCGTTCAGTTCGCTTGCCAGATGGAGGGGAGAAATCTGACACTTCTGGCTTCTGTGCCTTACGTCGAAGTGACTCTCCAGAAATCCCATTACAAGTGGTGACTGGTCCTTCGGACTGTGCAGACTCATCCTCTGGGAGCAGCTTTGTGGGCCTCAGGGTTGTAGCAAAGTGGTCTTCAAATGGGTACTTCTATTCCGGGATGATTACTCAAGATGTTGGGGCAGGAAAGTACAAGCTGCTCTTTGATGATGGATATGAATGTGATGTTCtaggaaaagatattttactCTGTGATCCTATCCCACTGGAGACTGAGGTGACTGCACTCTCAGAGGATGAGTACTTTAGTGCAG GTGTGGTGAAGGGACACCGGAAGGAGTCTGGAGAGCTATACTATTGCATTGAAAAGGAAGGCCAGAGGAAGTGGTACAAACGAATGGCTGTTATTCTGTCTCTGGAACAAGGAAATAAGCTCCGGGAGCAGTTTGGGCTAGGTCCTTATGAACCCGTCACCCCCCTGACCAAAGCAGCTGACATCAGTCTCG ATAATCTTGTGGAGGGGAAGCGGAAGCGACGTAGCAACCTTGGTTCTCCCAgcacttccagcagcagcacaactcCCACTCGTAAAGGGCAGGAGAGTCCACGCATCCCACCAGGCACACTATCTGGGAAAAGGAAGCTTGTTGCTTCTGAAGATGAGAGATCCCCAGCTAAACGTGGCCGCAAGTCAGCAGTGATAAAGCCTG ggGCTGTGAGAGCTGGAGAGTTTGTAAGCACCTGTGAAGGTGTAGATGCTGTAGATCCCCCAGTACTGGAGGACCATCATGGACCCTTGCCCCACAATAAGACCCTCTTTTTGGGCTATGCCTTTCTCCTCACCATGGCAACACCTAGTGACAAATTGGTCAATCACCAGAAACCATCAGATGGTCCCACAGGGagcagtgaggaggaagaag AATTTTTAGAGATGACTCCATACGACAAACGTTATGTAGCACAGCAGCTGCGAGCAGGAGCTGGCTATATCCTGGAAGACTTCAATGAAACCCAG TGTAATGCAGCATACCAGTGTCTTTTAATTGCGGACCAGCATTGTCGAACTCGGAAATACTTGCTGTGCCTTGCCAGAGGGATCCCTTGTGTGTCTCATATCTGGGTACATGATAGCTGTCATGCTAACCAGCTTCAAAATTATCGGAACTACCTTTTGCCAGCTGGTTATAGCCTCCAGGAGCAAAAACTGCTAGAATG GCACCCACGAGAAAACCCATTCCATAACCTGAAGGTTCTCCTGGTATCAGACCAGCAGCAGAACTTCCTGGATCTGTGGTCTGAAATCCTCATGACGGGGGGAGCAGCATCTGTTAAACAGCATTACTCAAATGCTCACAACAAAG